From a region of the Bacillus thuringiensis genome:
- a CDS encoding DNA-binding protein, with the protein MSEFQTKEEAKQFVDEYILTSSEVLELLDISRSRLNQLIKAERLIPLKQVKIVSLFWKPDVEKLGEELSPLRQKYYPE; encoded by the coding sequence ATGAGTGAATTCCAAACAAAAGAAGAAGCTAAACAATTTGTAGATGAATATATTTTGACGTCTTCGGAGGTACTAGAGTTACTAGATATAAGTCGTTCTAGATTAAACCAATTGATAAAAGCTGAAAGATTGATTCCGTTAAAACAAGTAAAAATTGTTTCGTTGTTCTGGAAACCAGATGTAGAAAAATTAGGTGAAGAACTAAGTCCATTAAGACAGAAATATTATCCAGAGTAG